GCAGATGACCTTGAGCCGCAGGTGAAGCTCGCCCATGAATTGAAAAAGAAAGGCGTTCCATCCGCAAAAATCGGATTTTGCTTGAGTCGGGTTGGCAACAGCAAAAATGAGTTTGAGGCAGCAAGGGAGTACATTACCATTTCCGGATATACTTACCTGGGGATGATCCCTGAAAAAACATCAATCGGTCAATGCTCGGATGAAGGATTGGCAGCCAATGAAACAAAATATCCGTCAATAAATTTGGTCGTGGATGAATTAATTCAAAATATTTATAATCAGGTAATGCAACTTAATGATGAGGAGGTGCAGTATGGCTAATCTCGCCAAACCCAATAAATCTGTTCAACGAAAAGGTATGCCTCCAAAAGAAGAAGAGGCCAGTGACAATATGCCTGTTACTGAAAAGGAGGAAAAGAAACCGCTTAATTTCAAGGTGCCTTCGTCGTTTAGAAAGAAATTCAAAAACTTTGCTACCAACCATGAAATGCCAATGAGCGAATTGCTCATTTTATGTTTTGAAGAGTACGAAAAGAAGAAATCCATATAGCAAGAAAGCACGACATCGTTTTTTCTTTAAAGCCAGATTTAACGAAATATGAATACAGAGCAAGCCAAGAAAATATCCCTGCCAGAGATTATGTCCCGTCTTGGATATGAACCGATTTCCATAAAAAAGGGCGGGAATGAATATTGGTATCAATCTCCTTTCCGAACAGAGCAGGAGGCCTCTTTTCATACTTCATACCTTGGCGGAAAATGGATTTGGAATGATTTCGGTGATATGGGAGGCACGGTTATTGATTTTATCCTGCGACATGAAAATCTTTCCAATGTTTCAGATGCCCTTCAATTCCTGGATAGGATGCTTTATTCGAAGAAGTTTGAAAAAACAAAAGGGGCAAGATCGCAGAACCTTTTTTCTTCTCAAAAGCCCAATTCCACGCTGGAGCTTGTGGAAGTAGTCAGGCTGTCCAATAAGGCTTTGTTGGGTTATTTGGCCGGAGAGCGCAAGATCAGCCTTGATGTAGTTTTTCCTTACCTGTCAGAGATTCACTACAAGAATACTGAAAGTGGTAAAACCTACTTTGCATTTGGCATCCAAAACAAATCGGACGGTTTTGAAATCCGCAACCGGTATTTCAAAAGCAGTATCGGCAAAAAGGATTTTTCCTTTTTCA
This sequence is a window from Lewinellaceae bacterium. Protein-coding genes within it:
- a CDS encoding toprim domain-containing protein; the encoded protein is MNTEQAKKISLPEIMSRLGYEPISIKKGGNEYWYQSPFRTEQEASFHTSYLGGKWIWNDFGDMGGTVIDFILRHENLSNVSDALQFLDRMLYSKKFEKTKGARSQNLFSSQKPNSTLELVEVVRLSNKALLGYLAGERKISLDVVFPYLSEIHYKNTESGKTYFAFGIQNKSDGFEIRNRYFKSSIGKKDFSFFKGAGDNTSVLVFEGFLDFLSYLTHQIITLPQEDVIILNSASYKNPVLDFIKAHGYQTAFTFFDNDKTGEQITDQFLSDLAATQVKPMNHLYAGFKDYNDFLTHRF